CAAATTTAATACTGGTTTTTTATGCACATTTCGTATATAATGATGCCAGGGTCAAAAAGTCTGAGCCTGCATGAGCTTGCTCATTAGCAGGTGAAAGACTTTGAGACCCGCCCCGGTATGAGCATAAAAGTGGGATGTATATCCCACGATATGCGAATATTGGGTATGGATTGCGGGAGTGCGCAGCACGGAGCAATCCACTGGCATCATGGCTGGTTTTATCTCAGCTTCGCCAGGGTCAAAAAGTCTGAGCCTGCTTACAGACGGGTGAGGAACTCTGGCATCGTACATATCTACTAACGGGAGGAAATTATGAGCTTCACATTTATAAAAAAGCTGCCGATTCCGGCAGAGATTAAAAAGCAGTTTCCCATTTCCGGAAACGCTGCTTCCATAAAAGCACAGAGAGACGCAGAAATTAAGGATGTCTTTACCGGCGCTTCCGATAAATTTCTGGTAATCATCGGTCCCTGCTCCGCGGACAATGAAGAATCGGTTATGGATTATGTAAACCGGCTTGCCGCAGTACAGGAGAAGGTCGGCGACCGGCTGATTCTGATTCCGCGCGTCTACACAAACAAGCCGCGTACCACCGGCGAGGGCTATAAGGGCATGGTTCACCAGCCGGATCCGGAGAAAAAGCCGGATATGCTGGCGGGACTGGTTGCCATCCGCAAGCTGCATCTGCGCGTCATCGAAGAAACAGGACTTACTTCTGCGGACGAGATGCTTTACCCGGAAAATTTCTGGTATCTTGCCGATCTGCTCTCCTATGTTGCCATCGGGGCGCGTTCTGTGGAGGACCAGCACCACCGCATGACAACCAGCGGTATGGATGTGCCCGCCGGCATGAAAAACCCCACCAGCGGTGATTTTTCCGTTATGCTCAATTCCGTCGTCGCCGCCCAGGCTTCGCACGACTTTATTTACCGCGGCTGGGAGGTTTCCACACAGGGCAATCCGCTTGCGCACGTCATTCTGCGCGGTGCGACCAACAAGCACGGAAATTCCATCCCGAACTACCACTATGAGGATTTAATCCGCCTGCTGCATATGTACGACGAGCGCGACCTTGCCAATCCGGCCGCCATCATCGACGCAAATCATTCTAATTCCAACAAGCAGTACCAGGAGCAGGTGCGCATCGTAAAAGAGGTCATGAACAACCGCAATTTAAACACACGCCTGAAGACGCTGATTAAGGGTGTCATGATTGAGAGCTACATCGAACCGGGCAACCAGAAAATCGGCTGCGGCGAACACATTTACGGAAAATCCATCACCGACGCCTGCCTCGGCTGGAAGGAATCCGAGGAGCTGATTTACGACATCTACCGTATGTGCTGAAAATATTAAAAAAGCTTTATCTGTGCAGCTGAATTTCAACAGATGGCAGTGTCCGAATATAACAACACTCTGTAAAAGGACTTCATCTGTGCGACCGGATCACAATCGCACAGGCAGAACAAATCCCCCGGCTGATTTTTTTCAGCCGGGGCATCTCGAAACAGCTTCCATACCCTTCCTTTCGCGGGAGCGTTGACGAATATATGTATTACTGCGCCGACGATGCGTCCGTCCTGCAGGATTGGTGAACCCGACAGGAGTGATGTCAAGTAAGGACAACTTTTTACTGCATACAATTCATAATCACACTGATCATCATTTCTTTTTCTTCCGGTCTTGATTCCGCAATCATTATCGTAAGGGCAACCAACGTTGCATCTTCTATCTTCTTTTTTCCCTCTACAAACAATGCCTTATTCTTATCAAGGAAATACAAAAACATTGTGGCGGCAATTCTTTTATTTCCATCAAAAAAGCTATGATTCTTCGTTACGAAGTATAAAAGATTGGCTGCTTTTTCTTCCAGTGATTCATAAATATCCACTCCTCCGAAGGACTGATAAATATTGCCGATACTGCCTTTGAATGAGTCGTCTTTCTCTTTACCAAACAAATCTGATTCATCGCCAAAGCGCATACTCTGAATTACCTCTATACATTCTTCATATTTTAGAACATATATTGCTTCATTCCCCTTCGGTCGATCCATGTTCTGATGATCATATGCATCCAGCAAATCGAGTGCATTGCTATATTTTTCAATTACAGAAAGCACTTGTTTGCTGTCCAGTTCATTCTCCGTCCTTTTCATAATCCGTATCACTTCCCCCAATTGTTTGATACGATTATCATTGACCGCATATCCCTTCAATATGTACTGTTTTAAAACAGAATTTGCCCAACGTCGAAATTCTACACCCCGTTTTGATTTCACGCGATAACCAACGGAAATGATTACATCCAGGCTATAATATTCAATGTTTCTTTCTACCTCTCGTTCTCCCTCAGTTTGAACTGTCGCAAATTTTGCGACAGTTGAATTATCAACAGATAATTCCTCTTTAAACGCATTGTTAATATGCTTGCCAATCGTTTTTACATCTCTGTCAAACAATTCCGACATCTGGTTCCGGTTTAACCATACCGTCTCGTCTTCTATCGTTACAGGTAATTTCACTTGATTATCTTCCGTCTCAAAAATTACAATCTCGTTATTTTTCTGCATCCTTCTCCTCCTTTTACTTTTTTTCAATCAGTTCTTCGTACTTTATCTGGTACTCTATCAGTCTTGGAATATATTCCGGCGGTCTCCTGCGCCCCGCCTCCCAATCCTCTATCGTTCTCAGAGGAATTCCAATATGTACTGAAAATTCTTTTCTGGACAACCCGGTTCGCTCTCTGATTTTTCTTATCTTCTCTGCTAATTCCATATTTCTCACCTGCTTTAATATTTTCCTTAGCATATCACACTTTTCCTATTTTCGCAATGCGTGGTTTTTGAGGCTACGTCCGGGCAGCATCTCGAAAAAGCTTCGCTTCTTGCTCATGTATGGCTTTCACCATCTTTCACCGGCTACGTCCGGGCAGCATCTCGAAAAAGCTTCGCTTTTTCTCGATGTCCGGCTTTCACCATGTTTCACTGGCTACGCAATGCAGCATTCGCAATCCGCTTCGCTTCTTGCTCATGTATGGCTTTCGCCATATATCACTGGCTACGCCGTGCGGCACCTCGAATCCGCTTCGCTTCTTCTCGGTGTTCGGCTTTCGCCGAATGTCAATCAAAAATGACACAATCCTCTGTGAGCAAGCTCACATGATTGTGTCATTTCCGATTGCCGCACGGCTCAATGCTCCAGCATGTTTTCGATGAAGATTCCATACCCTTTGGTGGGGTCGTTGACGAATACATGTGTTACTGCGCCGACGATGCGTCCGTCCTGCAGGATTG
This is a stretch of genomic DNA from Marvinbryantia formatexigens DSM 14469. It encodes these proteins:
- a CDS encoding 3-deoxy-7-phosphoheptulonate synthase, with the protein product MSFTFIKKLPIPAEIKKQFPISGNAASIKAQRDAEIKDVFTGASDKFLVIIGPCSADNEESVMDYVNRLAAVQEKVGDRLILIPRVYTNKPRTTGEGYKGMVHQPDPEKKPDMLAGLVAIRKLHLRVIEETGLTSADEMLYPENFWYLADLLSYVAIGARSVEDQHHRMTTSGMDVPAGMKNPTSGDFSVMLNSVVAAQASHDFIYRGWEVSTQGNPLAHVILRGATNKHGNSIPNYHYEDLIRLLHMYDERDLANPAAIIDANHSNSNKQYQEQVRIVKEVMNNRNLNTRLKTLIKGVMIESYIEPGNQKIGCGEHIYGKSITDACLGWKESEELIYDIYRMC
- a CDS encoding SpoIVB peptidase S55 domain-containing protein, with the protein product MYAVKSCPYLTSLLSGSPILQDGRIVGAVIHIFVNAPAKGRVWKLFRDAPAEKNQPGDLFCLCDCDPVAQMKSFYRVLLYSDTAIC
- the rhuM gene encoding virulence protein RhuM/Fic/DOC family protein — encoded protein: MQKNNEIVIFETEDNQVKLPVTIEDETVWLNRNQMSELFDRDVKTIGKHINNAFKEELSVDNSTVAKFATVQTEGEREVERNIEYYSLDVIISVGYRVKSKRGVEFRRWANSVLKQYILKGYAVNDNRIKQLGEVIRIMKRTENELDSKQVLSVIEKYSNALDLLDAYDHQNMDRPKGNEAIYVLKYEECIEVIQSMRFGDESDLFGKEKDDSFKGSIGNIYQSFGGVDIYESLEEKAANLLYFVTKNHSFFDGNKRIAATMFLYFLDKNKALFVEGKKKIEDATLVALTIMIAESRPEEKEMMISVIMNCMQ
- a CDS encoding helix-turn-helix domain-containing protein codes for the protein MELAEKIRKIRERTGLSRKEFSVHIGIPLRTIEDWEAGRRRPPEYIPRLIEYQIKYEELIEKK